The nucleotide sequence AAGCGCACAGATTGCGGATACAGCTATCGCATTTGAGATAAGATACGATGACAGCATTTGATAAGATTTCAAGTTTAAAGGATAGAGCAATGCTGAAACAGTGTGTTTTAGCTAGCATCGCAGTAGGATTTTTACACCCTGCGATCGCTCGCGCTTACGGCGAACCTAGAATTGTCCCCGACCATTCGTTTTATTTCAGTAACGACAACTTAGACCGCCATCCTCAGGCAACCGTAGTGAAGGTGTTGAGTGGCACCACTGTCTTAGTTCAAGTGGAGGGGGAACTAGAACTGCGGGAGATTCAGTTGGCAGGGTTGGAAAATTTGGCCGCATTAGCCCCCAGTATCGAGCAGGAGGCGATCGGCAGAATTGAAGGGGCTCTTCTGCACCGGATCGTTCGGCTCGAAGGCGATACCTTCCAACGTACCCCCGAGGGAACGGGAGCGGTTCAAGCCTATGTTTGGCTGAATGGGCTGCAAATGAATGAAGAATTAGTGCGTGCCGGTCTCGCAGTGGTCGACCGGACCAACCACAACATCAAGCACGACAACTTTTTGCGGGGAGTACAGAGCGAAGCGAGAGCAGACCAGATCGGGATTTGGTCCCCGAATGCAGAGTTGGCCACCGAAGCCCAGATTTGGGAGGAATAGGCTGCGGCATTTCTCCCGAACGCAGTTCTTGCAAGTGGCGTCTGTACCAATGGCGATCGCCCCCCTGTGCGAGCAGTTGAAGGACTAAGATGGAGTGCGGACACCCATCGATTTGAAGAAATAGTAGCCATGTCGGATTCAGCAGAAGAAAGCAGACCCATCCCGCTGCCGCGCACCAGTGAATCGGAAGACCTGCACCGCATCCGACACACCACTTCCCACGTGTTGGCAATGGCCGTTCAGCGGTTGTTTCCCAAGGCTCAAGTTACCATCGGTCCTCCCACGGACTACGGTTTCTACTACGACTTCGACGTTCCCACCCCCTTCGAGACCGCCGATCTGAAGAAAATCAAAAAGGAGATGGTGGCGATTCTCAAGCAAGGTCTGCCCGTCACCCGCGAAGAAGTTCCCCGCGAAGAAGCCAAACGCCGCATCGAAGACCTCGGCGAACCCTATAAACTGGAAATCCTGGCCGACATCCCGGAAGGGGAGGCCATCAGCATTTACCACCTCGGCGATCGATGGTGGGATTTGTGTGCCGGACCCCATGTAGAAACCACCAAGGACATCAACCCCAAATCTTTCGATCTCCTCTCTGTGGCTGGAGCCTACTGGCGCGGCGACGAAACCAAAGCCCAACTGCAGCGCATTTACGGCACCGCTTGGGAAACCCCCGAGCAGCTTCGGGCTTATAAAGCGCGTTTAGAAGAAGCCAAAAAACGCGATCATCGCAAACTGGGTAAAGAGCTCGGCCTATTTCTGTTCGCCGATGAAGTGGGTCCCGGCTTGCCGCTGTGGACCCCGAAAGGGACGATTCTGCGTTCCATCCTGGAGGACTATCTCAAACAAGAGCAGATCGAGCGGGGTTATTTGCCCGTCACGACTCCCCACATTGCCCGCGTCGATCTGTTCAAAACCTCCGGTCACTGGCAGAACTATAAGGACGACATGTTCCCTCTGATGGCGGAAGACGACGAGGCACGCCAACAGGAATTGGGGTTTGTCATGAAACCCATGAACTGTCCCTTCCACATTCAGATCTACAAAAACGAACTGCGCTCTTACCGCGATTTGCCCATGCGTCTGGCGGAGTTCGGTACAGTCTATCGCTACGAGCAGTCGGGCGAATTGGGGGGGCTCACGCGGGTGCGGGGCTTTACGGTGGATGATTCCCACCTATTTGTTACTCCCGAGCAGCTCGATGAAGAGTTCATCAAAGTGGTGGATCTGATCCTCAGTGTGTTCGATAAACTGGGACTGAAAGATTTCAGCGCCCGTCTCAGCTTCCGCGATCCCGATTCCGATAAATATTTGGGCTCTGACGAAGCTTGGGAAAAAGCGCAGGGGGCCATTCGTCGGGCCGTGCAAAAACTGGAGATGCCCTATTTCGAGGCAGAAGGGGAAGCTGCATTTTACGGTCCCAAGCTCGACTTTATTTTTAGGGACGTGCTCGATCGCGAGTGGCAGCTCGGGACCGTGCAAGTGGATTATCAACTGCCCGAGCGTTTCGACCTGGAATACATGGCCGAAGATGGCCTGCGCAAGCGTCCCGTTATGATTCACCGAGCGCCGTTTGGTTCGCTAGAACGACTGGTTGGGATTTTGATCGAGCAATATGCTGGCGATTTTCCATTTTGGTTAGCTCCCGAACAAGCCCGCATTTTGCCGATTTCAGACCAATTCTTGGCCTATGCCGAGTCCGTTCGCCAGACGTTAGCGAGTTCGAGAATTCGCGTTGCTGTGGATGCAGCCTCCGATCGCCTCGGCAAAAAGATTCGCAATGCCGAAAAGGCCAAAATCCCTTACATGTTAGTGGTGGGGGCTGACGAGCAAGAAAGCCAAACCGTGGCGGTGCGATCGCGCAAGGGAGGGGATATCGGCTCGGTTCAGCTCGACAATCTAGTAGAAAAACTTCGGCAACTCTCTGATAGCTCTCAGTGATGCCGCTCCCTTTCCGCTCTAAGACTGCCTACCCAAAACTGGTTGAAAGTCTTACTGTGATTAGATCGATACTAGATAGTCTTCCGCCGGGATGGGAGCGGGCTTTGACGAGATCGATATCCGCACTCGCGTCCCGCCCGTCTACCCCTAAAAACAAGTGCTGGCGAATGCGATCGTCTTTTAACTGGTTTTGTGATTGATTTCCCGCAATTGATCGTAAATTTTAAAAGCCAGCAAAACCAGTTCGCAATAAACTCTCACCAGAATCGGACCGAAGAGTATTAGCCCCAATCCAGGAACTGGTCGGCCATTAACAATAGCAGCCAAGCCTCCAATAACAACAAAAATAAGAGAAAGCCAAAAAATAATTTCGACAATAATTGGCGTGATAAACACTCGAAATCTTAAAAAGTCACTCACTCTAACCTCCCTAGGTCCAGCTGGGTTCTTTGATATGTTTAAGAATCAATCCAAATTCTATAGGAACGATACACAGACTTGGATGGATAGGTGACAAATAGATAGATTTCCTGATATTTCCTTATAGAAAAAACCATAAATTTATATTCTGGGACTGCTTTTAGCCCGGTATTGTTTCTCTTGGATGGTAACCGCTCACCTTCCCCCCTTCAATGCTGCTTCCCAGATTAAGGCAGTCGCCATAAATCTCAGCGATTCTTGAACAGTGTATAGCCTGTTTATGGCTCATACTTTGCCTATCAGACAACGGCTAGCCAGATGGCTCGACTGAGCAAAGCAGACCTGGAACAAATGGGAGAAGATTATTTTCGTTCTCTCGACCCAGAGCGTTTAGTGGAAGTGGCCGAGAACCTGCACGGGTTAGCTGTCGAGCAGTTAGAAAAGCTTGAGCAAACCTCTCAAACGAGCAGGTTGATACGTGTCCTCCAATAGGGATTGGCCGATTGTGGGCCAATGCTTTCGGGCGTAGGCGGGGGAAGTCCTCTAAGCTCATCCCGTCACTGCCGGGTGCGCCTTGGTTGGACTTCACACGCTGCCATGCCTGTCGGACAATTGGCGCTCTCCGCAACTCGACCCATCAGGTTCAAGCCTAAGGCTGGCTGTATGCCGTAACGCCAGTCCGCATCTCCCCCGCTCGGGTTCATTGACACGCCTGAGTTCGTCATGGCTCCTCCTTATGCGACACTGTTCGGTCCTTCACTGCGACAGCAGCTACTATGACCTCTGCTGACTTCTGCCCAATGCGGCTGCTGTTGCCAACAGTCGTGCTGTCTGAGTCTCCGTAGGGTCCGGTGGTTTCCCCATCTCTTTCGCGATGGACCTCAGTCCGACTCCCATAGATTCCCTGACTGCCCTCGGACAGACCTGCCCGGATAAGAACGTGAACTGTCCCTGCAACCGCGCCATTTACCGTGTCCTTTGAACCAGAGGGCTTCGTTGTGTGGTGCCAACTTGCCCCAAGAATCTCGGCCTTCTATGACGTTTCTGTTCGTCGGCTCGCAGTTTTGCCGCTGGCTTCCTTCAGACATTTCCTCGCGGAAACACCCTTGCCTTAAGCTAGTCGTTGTTGTCTCTCGGCTCCTATGACTTTCGAGCATTTGGACTCTGGTTCTCCGACAGGGGAATTTCACCCCATGAGTTCACGCCCATGTCGGGCGTACACCCTTCACTGCAGCGGATGCTTGGCAAAACTATTGCTCTTCGTTGAGAGTGGATCTAGCACCGCTAACCTCAAGGCCGTTAGATGGTACAGCTAAGCAGAGGCGATGTAAGCGTTCCTGAATCCGTGACGAACCATAAGTTTGCAGCAAATGAACGAAGCAGAAAGAGAGGCGGGTCTTGCCGTAACGCCTGGTTATAGATACGCCGAGAAAGTGGGGAACCAGTTATTCGTTGCTGGCCAAGTCCCGCATAATGCAGACGGACAGCTTATCGGTATAGACGATCCCCACGCTCAATCGCGCCAGTGCTTGGACAATCTACTAAAACTACTAGCAGTTCATGGCTACTCGGTCGCAGATATACGGCAGCTAGTTATTTACGTAGTAGGACAGCGCTCTAATCTTGTTCAAGCATGGGCGGCTGTGGAGGAAAAGTTTAGTGAGGGAGTTCCGCCTGCCACATTGCTTGGGGTCACAACATTGGGTCACGAGGGGCAACTTGTAGAAATTGATGCGACAGCGATCGAAACGTAGAGACAGAATTACGTTGTCACTCCTGTAGAAATTATGTTCAAAAATGGATACGTCAGAGTTCTCGGCCACGTCGCTAGCCTCAAGGGCGTTAGGTCTTTTGTCCTCGTAGCGAAAACATCGCCGGCAGCAAATCGGGGAGAATAGAGGTTAGGTCGCAGCGCAGGAACCGTGACCGTAGCCTAGGAAGGATCGCCCTCATGCAAACCCTAACTTTCGAGCTACCTCGAGATATCACCCTTCACGTCACTGATGCAGAATTCGCGGCGATCGCAGCAGCCAACCGCGACTTACGACTGGAACGGACCGCAGATGGAGAGCTAATCGTGAATCCCCCTACAGGGAGCGAGTCGAGTAGACGCAATATCAGCATCACATCCCAGCTCTGGATTTGGGCTGAGGCCAACGAAGATTTAGGCGTTGCTTTCGAGTCTTCTGGTGGCTTTAAGCTGCCGAGTGGAGCGACTCGCGCTGCAGATGCCTCCTGGGTGAGTCGCGAGCGCTGGGATGCTCTGACTCAAGAAGAAAAGGAAGGCTTTGCTCCTCTGTGCCCCGATTTCGTGGCTGAATTGCGCTCTAAGAGCGATAGCCTCTCCACGTTACAAGACAAGATGCGCAATTTTATGAGTAATGGCGCTCGTCTTGGCTGGCTTATCGATCCGCAAAACCAGCGAGTAGAGATTTACCGTAGAGGTCAGGAAGTCGAGATTTTGGAGCAGCCCAAGCAGCTTTCTGGAGAAGATGTGCTGTCCGGCTTTACCCTAAGTCTGCGAGGCATCTTGTAGGGGGCTGCAATCACAGGCTCCTCTTGCTACATTCAGAGTGCTGCAGTTTTGGGTCGGCTGCCTAACCCTTCATCGCAGCGGATGCTTGGCTAAACTGTCTTTATCTAGCGCCGCTAACCTCAAGGCCGTTAGGCGTCAAGCACGTTCGGAATTTTAGGAATCCTTTGAACCAAATGTATAGGGTGGAAATGTGCTTATACTAAACTAATGCACGGAAACATGAAAGCTGAGAGCTATGGCGTCAAAGTTTGATATAGAAATTCAGTTGCATTTTGAAGGCAGACAGTTTTCATCCGATGAAAAGCTTGTAGATTCCAGAAAAGTTTTGAAATTACTGGATATTCTTGAAGCTGCTGTATACGATTCAGATCGTAGTTATGTAGACCGTGCAGCAAGAGCTTTCCTAACAGATATCAGGCCAGTGGTGAGAGATGCTTGTCTCGAACGTTTGCGTCATTATCGTCATCAGCGACTGCTATTAGAAGAAGCCCGTCTTGGTTCACTCGCTCTTATGAGTTTTATCGCTGGTGTCTCGTATTTTGTTATAGAAAAAACAATTGGTGAATCATTCGCTGAGGGTTACCGCGACAGTGAGTTTCATAGACGCCTTACGGAGTTCTTTCGTCGGTTGATTGATGAAAAGACTTTGAAAATTGTCGAAAGCGTTAGGCGCTTACTCAATTCCCGAAAATTTCAAGCTTAGGTGAGAGCTTTACCGGCAACAGATGAGTCTCCAAATATTATTGTGATTGATATTCCCCCTGACCAAACACTAGAAGGTAGACAGGAGCCTCAGCCGTTAGGAGAAGCACTTAACGATCGGCTATAGTGGTACAAGCGCTTACGCGTTGTGCCGGTATTTGATTTCATCGGATTTCTATATCTCTGGTCGGTCGAACCAAACTCGGTTTTCGGGTGTTCGACCGACCTTCAGTAAAAGGTATATTTCAATACTCATATTTAGCTGGACAATTGAAGTAGCTGTTAAATAGGGTGAGAACGTGAATATCAGCATAGAGCTACCTCCAGATCTAGAAAATGAGCTATCTACTGAGGCATCTCAGCTCAAGTTGCCTTTAGGGGAATATATCTTGCGTGTCCTCTTGTTTCGGCCCTTTCTCCAAAATCCTCCCAAGACAGGGGTAGAACTCGTTGCCTATTGGGAAAGCGTCGGGGTAGTTGGTTCCCGACCTGATATACCGGATAGTCAGGAACATGCTCGTAGGTTGCGCCAGGATGCTGAACATCGCAGGCAAGCTTAGGTGGCATATGTATCTTGTCGATACCGATATCATGATTGATATTCAGCGGAGTTATGCACCTGCGCTTGCTTGGTTTGCCTCTCTAGGAGAACTGCCAAATATTCCTGGATTCGTGGTGATGGAGCTGATTCAGGATGCTCAGAACAAGCAGCAGGTCCGTAAAGTCCTACAAATGGTAGCTTGTTAGATGACAATGAGCCTGGGCTCTTGCCAACTTTTGATGCTGCTGGCGAAATTCATATTCCGAAACATTGGCCATTTGTCTAGATGCCTGTGGCCCCCTTCCCCTAACCCCTACCCCCAACTTTGGGGGCAGGGGAACAAGGCCCCGTAAGGATTTTCGGCTGTTTCTCCCCTCTCCCAAACTTACGGCTGACGCCACGCTTCGCGAGGGGAGAGGGGCCGGGGGTGAGGGCCATGCAGAGGACTTGCACCATGCCAATATTTCTAAATGTTAAATTGGCCAGCAGTATCACTTTTGGCGATTATCACTGTTGGACGAGAATGTTTGTCTTCAATTTTATAGAGAAGGGGGCTGTCAACCCCGATTTCTGGTTTCTATCCGCTCGAAATCGTCAGTATATTGACGGGTTATTTTCCAGATCGCCAAAAGTTGGCAAGAGCCAATGGTACTTGACATTTAATACTCTGTGCTAGCAAAAGTTCAGAGAGCTGATGGAGATTATGAAAGACAAAGTTTCTACGCCAGCAGTGAAGGAGTTAATTGACGATCTGGAAAAATATAGAGGTTCCTTAGATAAGCTAAAAGATAATTCTGAAATCAAACGTAAAGTCAAGGCATTGAAGAAAATTATTGCGTCGTAGTTTTACAGGATGAGATGTTTCATGGTGAACATAAATGTTGATGAAATCCAGCGAGATCCGCTAAAGTACTTGCGACAAGTAGAAGCAGGCGAAACTCTTGTAATTGTGCGCTTTAATCAACCAATTGCCGAGCTTAGACCTATTGCCAGTAATCAGCAATTGCGACCATTTGGTTTGTGTGCAGGTGAGTTTACCGTTCCAGATGATTTTGATTCGCCCTGGCAAGGGGATCTGCTGAATGCATTTGAGGGCAAATGAGAGTTCTGCTAGATACGCATATCTTTTTATGGTTCATTAGTGGCGATATCCAGCTATTAAACGATATTCAGGATGCTATCCGCGATCCGAGCAACGAAGTCTATCTGAGTTCAGTTTCGATTTGGGAAGCGATTGTTAAGTATCAGCTGGGTCAGTTGCCTCTGCCGGAACATCCTGGAACGTATTTACCCAAACAACGGGATCTTCAGTAGATTGCCAGTATTACTCTTGATGAAAGTAGCGTGGGTCAATTGGCTGAACTGCCGCCATTACATCGCGATCCATTTGATAGAATGCTTATCTGTCAAGCCTTACAAAATGGTTTGACCATCGCGACTGTAGACGCAGCAGTTCGTGCCTACTCAATCAGTGTCTTGTAGCAGCGCCGCCCAACACTGTGTTGGTGCGGACGTTACAGAGGGTGTCAGTGAGAGTTCGAGGTTATCTGCCG is from Synechococcus sp. PCC 7336 and encodes:
- a CDS encoding RidA family protein → MNEAEREAGLAVTPGYRYAEKVGNQLFVAGQVPHNADGQLIGIDDPHAQSRQCLDNLLKLLAVHGYSVADIRQLVIYVVGQRSNLVQAWAAVEEKFSEGVPPATLLGVTTLGHEGQLVEIDATAIET
- a CDS encoding DUF4282 domain-containing protein translates to MSDFLRFRVFITPIIVEIIFWLSLIFVVIGGLAAIVNGRPVPGLGLILFGPILVRVYCELVLLAFKIYDQLREINHKTS
- a CDS encoding Uma2 family endonuclease is translated as MQTLTFELPRDITLHVTDAEFAAIAAANRDLRLERTADGELIVNPPTGSESSRRNISITSQLWIWAEANEDLGVAFESSGGFKLPSGATRAADASWVSRERWDALTQEEKEGFAPLCPDFVAELRSKSDSLSTLQDKMRNFMSNGARLGWLIDPQNQRVEIYRRGQEVEILEQPKQLSGEDVLSGFTLSLRGIL
- a CDS encoding type II toxin-antitoxin system Phd/YefM family antitoxin; the protein is MVNINVDEIQRDPLKYLRQVEAGETLVIVRFNQPIAELRPIASNQQLRPFGLCAGEFTVPDDFDSPWQGDLLNAFEGK
- a CDS encoding thermonuclease family protein, whose translation is MLKQCVLASIAVGFLHPAIARAYGEPRIVPDHSFYFSNDNLDRHPQATVVKVLSGTTVLVQVEGELELREIQLAGLENLAALAPSIEQEAIGRIEGALLHRIVRLEGDTFQRTPEGTGAVQAYVWLNGLQMNEELVRAGLAVVDRTNHNIKHDNFLRGVQSEARADQIGIWSPNAELATEAQIWEE
- a CDS encoding type II toxin-antitoxin system VapC family toxin, coding for MRVLLDTHIFLWFISGDIQLLNDIQDAIRDPSNEVYLSSVSIWEAIVKYQLGQLPLPEHPGTYLPKQRDLQ
- the thrS gene encoding threonine--tRNA ligase, with amino-acid sequence MSDSAEESRPIPLPRTSESEDLHRIRHTTSHVLAMAVQRLFPKAQVTIGPPTDYGFYYDFDVPTPFETADLKKIKKEMVAILKQGLPVTREEVPREEAKRRIEDLGEPYKLEILADIPEGEAISIYHLGDRWWDLCAGPHVETTKDINPKSFDLLSVAGAYWRGDETKAQLQRIYGTAWETPEQLRAYKARLEEAKKRDHRKLGKELGLFLFADEVGPGLPLWTPKGTILRSILEDYLKQEQIERGYLPVTTPHIARVDLFKTSGHWQNYKDDMFPLMAEDDEARQQELGFVMKPMNCPFHIQIYKNELRSYRDLPMRLAEFGTVYRYEQSGELGGLTRVRGFTVDDSHLFVTPEQLDEEFIKVVDLILSVFDKLGLKDFSARLSFRDPDSDKYLGSDEAWEKAQGAIRRAVQKLEMPYFEAEGEAAFYGPKLDFIFRDVLDREWQLGTVQVDYQLPERFDLEYMAEDGLRKRPVMIHRAPFGSLERLVGILIEQYAGDFPFWLAPEQARILPISDQFLAYAESVRQTLASSRIRVAVDAASDRLGKKIRNAEKAKIPYMLVVGADEQESQTVAVRSRKGGDIGSVQLDNLVEKLRQLSDSSQ